TCACAGTTTAACCACTCATTCAAACAATGTCCATCATCCCAAGCTTTTTCGGGAGTCGAAAAACCAATGTGTATGATCCATTTTCACGAGAAAATTGGGATCCATTTGATGGCATTTTCAGCTCCGTTCTTGCCAATAATTCACCTTCCTCTACAGCTCGTGAAGTATCCCAATTCGCAACCACAAGGGTTGATTGGAAGGAAACACCAGAAGCACATGTTTTCAAAGTAGATCTTCCTGGGCTGAAGAAGGATGAAGTGAAAGTTGAGGTGGAAGAAGGCAGGATTCTGCAGATAAGTGGAGAGAGAAGCAAGGAACAAGAGGAGAAGAATGACAAATGGCATCGTCTTGAGAGGAGCAGTGGGAAGTTCTTACGTCGTTTCAGGCTACCTGAAAACACAAAGATGGATGAAGTTAAGGCCAACTTGGAGAATGGAGTGTTAACTGTAAAAATTCCAAAGGTGGAAGAAAAGAAACCCGAGGTCAAGACCATTGACATCTCTTCTGCTTGAAATGGTCCTAAAATCTATCATGAGTATAATCTCTAGTTATTTCCTTTGTTTATTGACACAATAAAGTTTCTTTTTGTGTCCATGCAATTCGTTTGTGTGTTTGAGCCCTTATAAAGGGGGTTTTATCTTGTGTACATGTACATTGTGTTAATGTGCAATTAAGTTGTGTTTTGTGCAAGTCGCAATTGTTTTTCtctgaatatttatttattttcatcacTAATATCTGCTAAGGTGCATATTTAGTACTATATACATAGTCACAATCAAaagacttgcatatatatttgTCACATAAGTGTATCTTGACAAGGAATACAGATTTGAGAAATGCAAAGCAGAAGTTCCTATTTAGGTGCAAACCTCAACTATGAATAATCTAGGTACGAATGGAACCCCAATAATCATGCAATACTAAGGGTCTGCCTGGATTTGGTGAATTAAAGGGTAAAAAGTAGCCCATTAAATTTTTTGGGCTGAACCGAGTGATTGGATTGGGAGGAAACAATTATGGAGGTACTCTTTAGTCCTTATTTGAGGTTAAATATTTACCCTACCTCCCCCTAGAGTAAAAAAATAACTCTTCTCTCCTAATAGTATTATTCATTCATAACTTTCAGCCTACTCTTTCGATTGAACTCCTTCCATGTCTAACCTCACCAAAAATATGGTGGTGATTgaagaaaaggaagattttcggTACATGCATCCTCTGCTTCCCTTCAATTAGCTTCTATTACACTACGACTATTGCCACCATTGTTAGGGCTTGGAATTTTGTTGTTTCTGAGCTCAAAGTCTTCCTATATACTTTGATTAGGATTACTGTCATCTTTTGTCTTTGTTAAATTAGTACTTTGTGGTGACTTTTTggtttaattatcattgattgcTAGATTTTCTTGGTGCGGAAGATTTGTACAGATGTGATTTAGTTCTAGGTTGTTTATCTTCATTTTCTAAAcaaaggaaaaattagatccaaatgaGAATTGAGTGTGGTGCCAGTTTTACTCTAGATTATCGGTCTTGTTCACCATAATTGTACAGTGGTGGTTGGGCGGCTATCTCTGATGAGATCATAAGAAAATCATATTACAATCGCAAGTTTCATGAGATAGTGAAGTCTGAAAATGTTTTGTGGAAAAATTTGCCAAACCATCATATTTTTTCCATGTAATTGTTTTCTTCCTTAAATGTTCTCCTATACTTTTTCacccaaattttttttatccgaTAACTAGTAATAGGAATCCAAGCATGCCCTAAGAGCACCCAAAATGCCTGGCACATAATGTTACCCACATACTATGTGTAAGCAAATGATGTTGCACATTGTTCTGGAAAATCAACACAAACATGGGTAAGTACATGATAAGGGTAGGGTGTACAAATAAAGGCAAAGAATGGGAATGTGATACATGTCATTGGTAGCCAATTATCTTCAACTTTTCCAAATTAGTTTTATgaaaattaccatgaataatccaatctttcactgattttcctacaataaatttcaatttttgattaaccatgaataatctaatAGACCCCAACTATTGGGTCACTTGCCCAAGAATGTTGTTGCTCAAATAGTAACTTGTTTTTGTAGGTTattttacaatatatatatatatatatatatatatatatatatgcatatatatatatatatatattcacattattatatatacttcatatattCACATTTCAAGAGAGGAGGATTTCTAGATGAAGTACTACTTATTGGATAAGAATGTCTCAGAAGAAGTAATACTTCTCCCCTGCTTTGTTCAAC
The sequence above is drawn from the Amaranthus tricolor cultivar Red isolate AtriRed21 chromosome 5, ASM2621246v1, whole genome shotgun sequence genome and encodes:
- the LOC130814309 gene encoding 18.1 kDa class I heat shock protein-like codes for the protein MSIIPSFFGSRKTNVYDPFSRENWDPFDGIFSSVLANNSPSSTAREVSQFATTRVDWKETPEAHVFKVDLPGLKKDEVKVEVEEGRILQISGERSKEQEEKNDKWHRLERSSGKFLRRFRLPENTKMDEVKANLENGVLTVKIPKVEEKKPEVKTIDISSA